GGAGTTTCTACTATATTTGTACACCTCTAGCTTTCTACTTGGACCAGCCTATTGAATGGACCAGTTGTGGAATGACCAACTTATTAGACCAACTCCTTCTACAGGTGCCAGAATTACTTGACCCACATCACTTCAAATGGCAGCGTAATGAAAACGAGGATTGAACACTACTGACTTCAAATCAACTACAACATTAAAACTATTCACCAAAATAGTGACCAACATTACAACATAGTAAACACAAGTTAGAAAAACAAAACCTAATATTACAGTTTCTCCAAGTGTATCTCTCAACTAGTATAAGTAAAGGAAGGATCACTCAAAACTTCATTCAAACACCAAAATGTTACTCTCACTTTAGGTTAATTCTTGAGCAAACAAATCAAGTGCAGGAGGAGCAACTCCACTTACGTTCTCTTGATCCTAAACAAaaccaaataatttttttgaagacAAGCAATAACAGCTCAAAGTGAAAAACACTAAACCAAAGTCAGAATGAATTCATATGTTGACAAAACAATATATGAGACAAGCAAACAAAACACTTTGAAGACTCTTTAGCGAAGGCCTACTCAAATTAATCATGAACAATTTTGTTAAGAAtctataaaagaagaaaagaaataagtCTACGAGAGATTAACACAATTTGCAaggttttcttctttctttgttgcccTAAGTGTTCAACATCATTTCCTTGCTACTTAAGCTATGCATTGCCTTTGACTATTCTTTAACCACCTTTAACTTTTCCTCTTAACTACCTTTAGTGTTCAATACTACTTTCTTGTGGTTCAACTGCAAAAGTCACATTCTAGATCTTTTCGAACTGTATTTTTAGTGCTCAATGACATATTTCAACTGCATCATCTTTTAATTCGTTGAGAAATTGTTGCAAATCATCAAAGATTCatcattttcttgtttttctagTACCCCCATTATGTAATTCTAAGCTAAGGGAGTTTgatttactaaaaaatatatcaattgaaTGCATTTTAAGTGCCAAAATCATATGTCAAATTAAGTAACATAGACACTTATCATCATCTCTAGCTAATGTTGAGGTGAGGTGGTTCAAACTCAAGTTGAGCCGAGTGAACTAAACCCAAGTCGACATGAACTGTCTGAATATCGAGCCAAGTTGACCTAACCTATATCTAATAGCCTAATAGTCAGATATATTAGATTGATTTCAAACTGAATTGAGAGAGTGgattcaatataaatttaatccaattaaattgaaaaaaatttaaatataatggatctaattaaaatatatctaaattatagattcaatctattttattaaatttatactgaattttaaaattcaatccATAACCACGTTTAATTTTAACGTTTTTGCTCACAAGAATATAAGAAAGTGGTCTTCATAAATAAGATACTTATAGCTTGATATTTCGCATTACTATAGAATCATATTGAAATCTTTTTAATACACCTGTACAACACGATAACCGTAATTTTGAGACGATTGTTTCTTTATCCATTAGTTTTGAACTTTGGTAGTTGAAATTCTATTGAGTTTTTTTCAAGGGTCTAAAGAAAAAGAGTTTCTCTTTCATTGGTTTTGCTTTAAGTGAGTTGCAGAGTGATGATCTTTCCCAAGGATTTTAAAAAACTGTACAAAGTTAGTTGCAACTTGAGAGTTTATTTGAAGGTATGGTTTTATATCCTCGGAAATATAATTTACTTATGATTGGATTACTATTATTCTTAGACATGTTTTAAGATACGTTTGGttatctttttcatatattagaaatatttttaaaattttaaattaatcaaaataaaaggaTGGGTTGTAATAAAAGTTAGAAAATAACTTCATTTACTAATATTATGTACCTATCCCTTAaagctaaaaaaaatgaataagaagCAATGTAACTTTATTCGGAATAAAACATTCGAGAATGTTGTATATAGCCttttatcaaaaatataataataaatattttcactttCATATTTCCCGTGAAATAAATGTGTACTAAAATTTTTGAAGTTTCAGTGTTGCTTagagagttaaaaaaaaaagtactaaGAATTGCAACAAAACAACGGTAATTTCAACTCATTGATCAAAGGTGTAGGGTGTTCTCACCGAATTTGAGTTAGACTCTTGGACATGTGACAGTATACAGTTGGACCAAAGAGGCTCCTTAGTATGCTCAAGAGAATTAAGAAACAAGGGGAGATTCATATGTAAATGGTACTTCTTCGATGCTTAAGTCAGCCACTGAATCAAGAAGTTATGAGTATCAAAGTATTAGTGTGCATTTTAGTAATGTATATATGGTGTGCATGCATAACTTTATATAGAGTCTTGAGATCTTAGGCTATTTATGTTACTTAAACATGAAATATGTCGATTGGAGACagataattaaaagataatgatttgtcggttaaaaacaaaagaaacggTCGAGACTATAATGAGCATTTGATGAGTTACATTGTCTTATTGAACGGAGTATgtacaataattataataataaatctcGGGTTGTACTATTTGGCCTTTTTGGACAAGGTATGTACAATTGGCTTCCTTGGGAATACACTCCATTTTAAGGTAAAATAATTGGTTTGTTTAGAGGTTTACACCTTagttttatactagttcactcatTCTATGTTTAGTTCTCCCTTAACAACTTGTTAAGAGGTTTCACTAATCTGTTATAAAGATTACAACGAGTACAAATCACTATGGTATACAAGTATTGTCAACCACTTTTGGTTTCAATCCTAGTCAACCTGAATAGAACAAGTTTAACCAGTCCTGATATTCACACTAGACAAACGTTTAACTCCAATGAATTAAACAATACAAGTGTTTGAATTCACTTATGAGTGTAACACAAcaaatgtttttagttttttacagAAGAGAAGACAGTTCTCGTAGAGAGGATATGTGAATAATACAATAAACTTATAAAAACTTGTAAAAGATCTTTTTACATGAGTTTCAAAGAAATTAGCTTAGAAAAAGATAGTAAGTGTATATTAATTTGTATAGCAAAAGTTCTCTTTCTTATCTTCAACACTTCtctttatataaatatctttGAAAAGAATTGTTACTCAAAAGGGTTATGACAGGCTAATTCCGGGTTGAAAGGGCTAGAACAAACAatcatttgaattgttttagaTTTCAATCAAGCTATTGGGTTGTGTAAATATAAAGTGTCACAGTGCAGATTCTAATGTGGAGTTGAAATGCCGGACTTGTTGAGCCAGATTAGATCGAGCTTCCAAACTGAAAATGTTGTCTTTATCCACTTTTCTTTACCATGCTAGCAAGTTGGTCTACCATACTTTACCTTTTTGTCATCCTAAATATAATTGTGCTTCCAACAGTAGAAAGAACAATGGTTACAAACATTTCTGGTGATGATAAAAAAAGTGGTATTCGTAAATGTGGTCATGAATTAGACATTAATGGTAAAGGTagtcataattttaaattcaataccTAAGTGGTGATGACAACTATGTTAGTCAtgagaacaataataacagtGACCCAACTCAAGAAAATAGcttctttgttttattaatgAGTGGgtgagatttaaaaaatgactaTGTGAATTAAGTAATTTAACCCACTTGTTCTCTTATTATCTAGTGTGCCGAACCATTTCctttaaagtgaaaaaaaaggaaatcaaaataattaagtttaaattcttattatataataagtttaagttctttttattcttacaaagtcaaaatatattttattatagttagtttattttataaattgaaattttctaatattaatatgattttttatatttaatttaaatgtagGTAAAGTTATTGGACTAAAtatcaattttctttcttaaaaaaagtataagaaaTGAAAGACAGATCTCTAAAAGAAATGTTAGAGAGACAGTTTTCTTCGATTGATCAGGTTGATTATTCTATTAGGATCTATTAACTCTGTTAGTCAAATAGACAATATGGTTCTCTTTCCAAATAGGCATACACACTTAATCATGCTCAACTAAATTACCCAACACAACTTTTTATATACCCTCATGAAAAATAACTACTTTAGAATTTCTACAACAATAATTCCCATGCACAAAATGTACACAACCTCCACCAAGCCTGAATGGAACCAACATTTAGACAGTAAGAAAAATGCCCAACATGAAAACAGAAACAAATTTAGACAgataattatcattaaaaaaacacCCATTAAAAATTTCCTCCAATTCTGGCCTGGTGCTGAATACTGTTCTAAACCCACTTCTAATCATGAATCCTGTGTATAACAGAAAGAGCAAAGACATTATTTTGTAGTTTATTAAGGATGTCGATGAATAGAacaaaagtaatttgaaatacaacaggttgttattattattattattctttaaatgaACCAACTCTGCCAAACGAAGCATTGAATTTGGAACTTCTGAACCGAACAAAAGTGAGCACATAAGAAccatctttaaaatattagacaAATGCCAACTGGATTTGGAAACCAATTTGGTTTATTTGACTAAGGGTTGGTAACAAGGTTAAACAGAAGAAAACTACAGGACCTAAATGCCACACAGAAACTTTCAAAGGCCTAATTTACCACTAAAAAAAGACTCATTATGTAAATAATCTTGCTCAGTAATATGAAGTCAATCTAAGTCCCGAGCGcaaaaattttgattttagagAATGTGAACACTTTTCAGCACCCAAATGCGACGTACCATGTGTAAAGAAATACTTTTACAATTCTTATTAGAGATAATGACAGAGAAAGACCTTTGACAAGAGATAAAAATGAGAACATAGATAGCACGTGAGACAACGTTTGATGATTgtacaaattcaaaaaaatctaatagttttgaaaaaaactattattttgaaaatatttgtctGTATGCTGAGGACCCTTTCATCAGCCGACAAGAACGCCATCATATTAGTCAAAAGTGGAGGGCAGCAATGTCCATTATTACGCCTGCGTTGATCCTAATGATTGTTATTATCAGAACATGGTCTTGACCATGCTTGTTACTTTTCATCCATGATAAGATGTTACATTTTGAAACACACAAAAATTAGAACAACTGGGCTAATACAACATAGTGATAGTTCTTTACAATTTTCATCAATTGCATCAGCAAATCAATGGAATTTTGTAGTGTGCATGATGATAATTTCCCACTTAAATCTTTGAACCAAGTTATACATGCAAAACTATTTTTTTGACATAGGAAACACAGTTGCATAACACACCTATAATTTCCTTTTCacaaaaagaaatagaaagaaagCCAAAATTACCAATgctaaaaattacatataagcAACAACCAGAACACCAGAGTGagaaaagaatacaaaaaatagGATTGAAAATGAATCACCGCATTTGCCACTTGCATCTAACTGTTGAAGGACAGAAAGAATGCAGTGAATGCTCAAATAGTTTAAAAAACACGTTCTGAAAGACCTGATGAAGTGACTTCATTACCAGAATTCTGGCCTATGCTGCAGCCACTGACGGTTCCTGCATCAATCAATGAAaccataatataaaaaaatgttatcttcTACTCATTATTCATTTTccttaacaaaagaaaaattacatccGGTTCTTCAAGTGTTTTGAAATGGTTCTCCAATTACGAAGTTTTACCTCGATaatctatataataaaaatttgaattaataattaacaTAGATTATCAAGATATAACGAATTATGTTTGGAAAACAATATCACAAATACTTACAGAACTATGTCCAAGTTTAGTGCTTaacatttcttttatctttattactAATATGCAAGAGCATATCAAACCTTTGTTGTCAAGTTTGAGACAGCCATATTAAATTTTTCTCTAGTTTTAGTACTTGCAACATGTCCAGCCTTTGCCACCTTGCTAAAAGCACCATTTAACCATGCTGTTCCAGCAGTCACATATCTGCATCACACGAAGACAATCCATTAACAAGTACACCTTATTATCATCATCCAAACAACACTCAAGGAGCATCATGCATATTTCATCTCTCTCCAACCTGTAGTTAATGCATGTAGCAACTAAAGAAATTTCTACATTTTACTATACTTTGTATTTCTTGGTTGGATCTCACCACAAATTCATCACAATTTCATGGAGATATCCAAGAGCAGAAATGGAgatcatgcatcatattcaaCCATACCTGCTAGTTTTGACAGCCGATCCAGTGTCATTCAGCTTCCTCTCCGCTGCAATTATTGCTGCCATTGTTTTATCTGAAACATGAAGCCTCTGATCCACAGATTTGACTTTCTGATTCACTGCTGCAATGCCTACTGTCAATTTCTCAGTCAGTCCAACTCTCTTGTCAAAAGAAATGACCTTTGCAGATGCATTGGCAGTCAATTGGTGTTTTTCATCAAATGCTTTAGCTTTGTTCACAGCATCCTGCCTTATTGCTGAACCTTTTGCCAGCATACTTGTAACTGCATCTTGTGCTCTGGTAAGGTAGATTCTTCTATTGGTGGGGCTGGCTTTTCCTTCCTGAAAGAGATATAATATTGCAGACCATGAACTCAATCAGAGAAAAACGTGAACAGCTCTAGTAATTATTGCCGAGCTACAAAATTAACGGAATGAATTGCTGAAGATTACAAGTAAAAGATGCAAGATTGACGCCATGCAAGAAGCCTCAAAATTTAGATGCAATTGACGTAACTTGCAACAAACAAAACATCATGACAGGGACTATCTTTGCCAGTTTCAGAATGCAAAATTCAGTAATCTGGTATATCCAAAACACACTCCAATGAACTAACAGAGCGCTGggtataatataaataaattcaatacgACTTTTTAGTCTACTCCAAATGCCAATGAAGAAAAATCCATGGGGAGAAAGATTATGCAAAATCTTAATCAGGTTTCTGGATTTACCTCAATATCTGTGGAGACATTTTCAGAAGGAGCAAAGTTTATAGTATTTTCCACCAACCTTTCTTCCTGCATAAATTGCTTCTGATAAGCaccaaattttatataaataagtgcaTATATGATATTATAGTTCTTGGATTTTTTACCTGCATCTCATGATTTGGTACATAGTTATCAGCTGGAGTTATCCTCACAACTTGGTCCACTATTGTTGCTCCCTGAGAAAAAGACAACAAATATTTTACTCGCACAAGCCAAAAGCTGCAAAGGCATATATAAGATTTATATCTTCCCAAAACTTAATATCAAGACCAAAATGTTATGGTGCTATATGAAAACAGGCCAGAGACgaatcgacttacttcatacaTCCAAATAGACATTGCTAGAAAATACAGACCTTTCTAATGTGAAAAATGATTGGGCTCTGTCATTCGTAATTTTAATGTTCAACATATCTGtgttttcaaatgaaaatgCTATGATGCTAGCAAAGCAGCtactaaaagtttaaaaatacaACACAACAACTTCCATTTGCTTGCAATCTTCTTTAACATAAGCTATAAAATAGCATGTTGATGCTAAAGGATTTTTAATTTGAGATCTCCTTCTAGAATCAGTCTCCTTCCATTTCTTAAGTGAGCATTGCATGAAAGTGAACCATCTGTCACATCCAGTACACAATATCTAGTACCTACCCTGATTACAAATCCAACTCGATAGTCTACCACAGCTCCAACAATGTCATAAAAGGAAAAGTGGCATTACCGATAACAATAATGCAATTTCAAGTGCTTTAGGTTCTTTAAATGTCACATACGCAGTCTTTGATTTGCCACCTTCACTGCAATAAAACAGACAACACAATAAACTATCATAATACAGATTTGACTTCTTTAAGCTGATTCGGAAAAACAGAATCGTAAGTTCAATAATTGAATGAACTTTGAATACACAAGAAGAGTTCAAATCCTAAAGTAGAAGAAAACTTTGAGTTTATCTTCAATTACTTTGCTTTAGACTAAGATAAGGTAAAAAAAACAACAGAAGATTAATGCACTGTGACAGCACAGTTTACCCTATCAgcttaactaattaaaaatttatacctTACCtgtcatttttttcattttccattaattaatacaattttatatcattaaaatcaaAACTAAGAGCACCCCATGATTTCTTCTCTGATTTTTCCAACCCTTTCcccctttctttttcctttctgaGCACCCTTCAATCACAGTAGGGAGGATTACAACTAGCAGAAACCCAATTCAAGCAACCAAGAAGAGGCAAACAAATATCGGTACAAAAACTACCCACCTGAGGATCTCAACATGCTCAATTTCTCCAGAAAAGGAGAAGAACTCGTGAATCTCTCTCTCACCAGCTAGATCTGAAAGCTGCTTAACTTGAACAGTCCTGGTCTGCAATAATCAACACCCAGAAACAGAAAATCAAATAATGCTCCAATTCCAACAAGAAAAGGGTGAAAAGATGGGATTTTGAATTCAAAGATGTAAGAGCTTGTTACCTCAGTTGCCTGCATTGCGATTTACACAGTGGAAGCTGTTTCTGTACAGAGAGCAGAGCTggtgaagagagagaaaacggTGGCGCGTGTTAAGTTCTTGGAAGTGGTTTTGTGCCACCGAAGAGAGCAGAGTTGTATTGAAGAAGAAcacagagagaaagagaaagaaattacAGAGAATGTGTGATGTTTAGAATGTAATCATGTCCCAGGTACCTCGTAAAGACCAGAAAGAACAATGCAGTGATTCTCACGGAAATTCCACAATTGTCCCTTTATAGTTTTCccattaacttttttttattactaacaCCAAATTAATTTCTATGTAATTTcgcattatttttaaaataactattattatgGACACAACTTTACAGtgcatataatttataattaaataacaaaaattatattataactgcaactatttattcttaaaattttggaaCAAAGTCATGTGAAGATTCTTCTTATAAAAAAGTATAGGTTGGCTTATAGGTTAACCTTTCCGTTGTAATACGGGAACGTGATTATCAATAAAGCAATAAGCCATTTAAATTgggtaaaattttaaataatttgtaaggGCTTTATTAGGTTTAAGTTATTTTGTGGTTAATGGACTAGAAAAATctcaaaaagaaatattttgtcaaaattCTTAAAAGAATTAGTAAACAATATTAAATGTGATGGGCTTTTGAAATAGTTATAtctatgaaatttaaattagaagTACTACTATAATCTATAATATTCCTTGTATGAACTAATTCTAAGttgcatttttaattaaatcataaatatgAAGGTAAATAtcgtttaatattataaatattatatattttacttttagtacaatggaaaataaattactgttttaatacaaaaattgtattatgttaattttacttgAATTTAATTGATAGTTAAGGTAATTAAATAGCtattctaatatttaataattattattatatgtatttattaatttgaaaggTTTTCAAAGTTAATTACATATTAAGTTAGTGTTCACTTTAATAAATACACATAAAGACTAAACACGTGTtgaactatataaaatattaacaaaatttaattaaattcaacataataaacaattttgtattaaaacttaacttttttcttattatactaaaaacaaaatatttaatatttattatactgaaaaattagtttttaaaaatattatatcaagaACACGTTTAATTCATTTCAAATGTTATTAGACATAAATTTAAGATATAGTCTtattggattttaaaaaaaaaacaaattaacataaaatataagatcCGCAATCTATAGAAGtctgaaattttaaataaaatcttaaattagaAGAATAAAACCTATTTATTTCTAAAGCTATTTTTTCTTGAGAATTTGtactaaaaatattgttaaaatataattttacaagacttttgcatcataaaaaaaatataacctcCGTCTGAAGCTTTAATAGAAAGTCTAAAAGACTAAAAGAGTAATTttggtaaaaaagaaaagtatggatattatattttaaaaaaaatatagcatGTGTGATTAAGCATTGGGTCAAACTCTTCTTTGATGTCAAAGTAATAGCTATGAATAGTCATCGACTTCCGGTAAAATGTAGAAGAGTACGACCTATTATGGGACATACAATGCATTAAAGACGTATGATCATTACGCTTCAACCGGTTATTCTATTCCACctcttagaaagaaaagaacttaAATCAAAATACTTAATAGCATGGCGATACATTTATACAAAACTTCTACCCCAAGCACACGCAATGGAACCGTAGACAGTCGTCAAGTAAAATCCAATCCACGAAATCATTTATCTATGGACAGCATCGTTGTggattggatttgaatttattatgaaCAGAAAATTTGcaactaataataaataagagaaGGAATGTGTTCACCAAGTGGCTGCTTATACACCAAATAACCAACACCATTAAATCATTGCAATAACACGCCACCATGTAACTATTAAGATAGAATACAACCATCAATGTCCTTATCTAGGGTCCACTAATACATACTCATCATGTTAATACACATTATAACTAAActatgttttatgtttaataacAACTCccttttaatatttcttaagTCAAACGTTACATtgctaaatttttaaaatattatttagtaaataattcaaatttcataATCAGTGTAGTAGTTATGTGTAAGTATTCATAAATAGTTTATATAGTAGGATATTTGTATTT
This sequence is a window from Vigna angularis cultivar LongXiaoDou No.4 chromosome 2, ASM1680809v1, whole genome shotgun sequence. Protein-coding genes within it:
- the LOC108326827 gene encoding binding partner of ACD11 1, which produces MQATETRTVQVKQLSDLAGEREIHEFFSFSGEIEHVEILSEGGKSKTAYVTFKEPKALEIALLLSGATIVDQVVRITPADNYVPNHEMQEERLVENTINFAPSENVSTDIEEGKASPTNRRIYLTRAQDAVTSMLAKGSAIRQDAVNKAKAFDEKHQLTANASAKVISFDKRVGLTEKLTVGIAAVNQKVKSVDQRLHVSDKTMAAIIAAERKLNDTGSAVKTSRYVTAGTAWLNGAFSKVAKAGHVASTKTREKFNMAVSNLTTKEPSVAAA